A section of the Petrimonas sulfuriphila genome encodes:
- a CDS encoding M56 family metallopeptidase, which translates to MENLMVYLAKATICLIAFSVFFRLLLMRETFFRFTRFTLISGLIVCTILPFVKLKLSQSHALQQTVFQFEELLLPEKLKGPEARYVLPEDERVERANPEAAVSQHTTGVSIGRPVSPVTALTVIYWLGVGIMLLRLGASFISLYRLLGKSRRIEKEGYKLIVSSGSIVPFSFFRYIVLSEKDYLENPDEIILHEKMHIHQKHNIDVFFSELFLAVHWFNPMVWLLCRDLREIHEYEADNAVIEAGIEAQKYQLLLVKKAVGERRFTSVVNGFNQSKIKNRIAMMLKTESSRWARLKVLVAVPLVVVALLAFSQPESVKDQFVSYLERKAAVDYFLSVRRVQKENYLAYLYLDAKGQLFLMSENADTALIQVADVNERMDLVEAFSRLITEKLNENTPAPVDFILGAENDTPMRSVSLVKEAVREVYGRSCGAVSKEKNASPKEVAEKFPLSITFTSLQANDPEGIVQQVQSNPYFYWEQVWKYCKEKGIEPKDIDFRAADNRNLILVLINSVNAVMYTNYGGSEWFQTQEEGMSATSVGVLKKMIVETMEKNSDNPFYISLQHDKASSTDFIIKFIQEVLPQAYEEALKEVSARKGVSFDELRESKPLLLFYAVPRVFAAPAKVGNDRVSEKGARFQVRTTTRKHDTEEMMFIVENGLVIVDEKMDQSDVTGIQKMLSKEDKQAAKKTYFVLGTGF; encoded by the coding sequence ATGGAAAACCTTATGGTATACCTGGCCAAGGCAACCATTTGCCTGATTGCTTTCTCCGTATTCTTCCGGTTGTTGTTGATGAGAGAGACTTTCTTTCGTTTTACGCGTTTCACGTTGATTTCAGGATTAATCGTCTGCACAATCTTACCTTTTGTAAAACTGAAACTGAGTCAGTCGCATGCTCTTCAGCAAACTGTTTTTCAGTTTGAAGAGTTGCTGTTACCGGAAAAACTTAAAGGCCCTGAGGCTCGATACGTATTGCCGGAAGATGAGCGGGTTGAGCGTGCCAACCCTGAAGCGGCTGTTTCGCAGCACACGACCGGTGTAAGCATTGGAAGGCCGGTCTCCCCGGTTACGGCATTGACTGTGATTTATTGGCTGGGTGTAGGAATAATGCTGTTGCGCTTGGGAGCCTCTTTTATCAGTTTGTATCGTCTGCTTGGAAAGAGCAGAAGGATCGAGAAAGAAGGCTATAAATTGATTGTCAGTTCCGGGAGTATCGTTCCGTTTAGTTTTTTCCGTTATATCGTATTATCCGAGAAAGATTATCTGGAGAATCCCGACGAAATTATCCTGCACGAAAAAATGCATATCCACCAGAAACACAATATCGATGTCTTTTTTTCGGAACTTTTTCTTGCTGTCCACTGGTTTAATCCAATGGTCTGGCTGTTGTGCCGCGATTTACGCGAGATCCATGAATACGAAGCCGATAATGCGGTGATTGAAGCCGGCATTGAAGCTCAAAAGTATCAATTGTTACTTGTAAAAAAAGCCGTTGGCGAAAGGCGCTTCACTTCTGTAGTCAACGGGTTTAATCAATCAAAAATTAAAAACAGGATTGCTATGATGTTAAAAACAGAATCATCGAGATGGGCGCGGCTCAAAGTGTTGGTTGCCGTGCCGTTGGTTGTCGTTGCTTTATTGGCGTTTTCACAGCCTGAAAGTGTGAAAGATCAGTTTGTAAGTTATCTGGAACGAAAAGCGGCCGTGGATTATTTTCTTTCGGTGAGAAGGGTGCAGAAAGAAAATTACCTGGCTTACCTGTATCTGGATGCAAAGGGGCAGTTGTTCCTGATGAGTGAAAATGCGGATACTGCTTTGATACAAGTAGCTGATGTGAACGAAAGGATGGATTTAGTAGAAGCTTTCAGCCGGCTAATCACCGAGAAGCTTAATGAAAACACCCCGGCACCTGTCGATTTTATTCTGGGAGCCGAAAATGATACCCCTATGCGGAGTGTTTCACTGGTGAAAGAGGCTGTGCGTGAGGTGTACGGCAGATCGTGCGGAGCTGTTTCGAAGGAAAAGAATGCTTCTCCGAAAGAAGTAGCGGAAAAGTTTCCCTTGTCGATTACTTTTACTTCTCTTCAGGCGAATGATCCTGAAGGAATTGTGCAACAGGTGCAGTCTAATCCCTATTTTTATTGGGAGCAGGTGTGGAAGTACTGTAAAGAGAAAGGTATTGAACCGAAAGATATTGATTTCAGGGCGGCTGACAATCGAAACCTGATCCTTGTTTTAATTAATTCGGTCAATGCGGTAATGTATACAAATTACGGCGGTTCCGAGTGGTTCCAAACCCAAGAGGAGGGGATGAGCGCTACGTCGGTCGGGGTGTTGAAGAAGATGATTGTGGAGACGATGGAAAAAAACAGCGACAACCCTTTTTATATCTCGCTGCAGCATGATAAGGCCTCTTCAACCGATTTTATCATCAAATTTATTCAAGAGGTTTTGCCCCAGGCTTACGAAGAAGCGTTGAAGGAAGTCTCTGCCCGAAAAGGTGTTTCTTTCGACGAGCTCAGGGAGAGCAAACCGTTGTTGCTTTTTTATGCCGTACCGCGGGTTTTTGCTGCCCCGGCAAAAGTCGGAAACGACCGGGTAAGCGAAAAAGGGGCCAGGTTTCAGGTGCGTACCACCACGAGGAAGCACGATACGGAAGAGATGATGTTTATTGTAGAAAATGGTCTGGTCATCGTTGATGAAAAAATGGACCAATCGGATGTGACCGGTATTCAAAAGATGTTGAGCAAAGAGGATAAGCAGGCCGCTAAAAAAACCTACTTTGTCCTTGGAACGGGATTTTGA
- a CDS encoding phosphoglycerate mutase family protein, with product MDILTLAAENQQTAWQILKETGIVQTWEKAGATVNLVGSLKSGLLMKNRDIDMHIYTDKLSISESFSVIQELAERLSLKEIHYKNLIDTEEECIEWHVLYEHNNRDTWKFDMIHIRKGSRYDGTVERVTDAITERLTPEIRKTILQLKQEIPEGIVIPGIEIYHAVFEGDVSSYEELEQWRKNHPLINSLDWLPQDLQNPVPRTK from the coding sequence ATGGATATACTTACACTTGCCGCAGAGAATCAACAAACGGCCTGGCAAATACTGAAAGAGACAGGGATTGTTCAAACCTGGGAAAAGGCAGGAGCGACCGTGAACCTGGTAGGCTCACTCAAGTCGGGCCTGTTGATGAAAAACAGGGATATTGATATGCACATCTACACGGACAAACTCAGTATATCCGAAAGCTTCTCCGTTATCCAGGAATTGGCAGAAAGGTTATCTTTGAAGGAAATTCATTATAAAAACCTGATTGACACCGAAGAGGAATGTATCGAGTGGCACGTTTTATATGAACACAACAACCGGGACACCTGGAAATTTGACATGATTCATATCCGAAAGGGATCAAGATATGACGGTACGGTAGAGAGAGTTACAGATGCCATCACCGAACGCCTGACACCAGAAATCCGCAAGACAATCCTTCAACTGAAACAGGAGATTCCGGAGGGTATCGTGATTCCCGGAATAGAAATTTATCACGCTGTTTTTGAGGGGGATGTAAGCAGTTATGAAGAACTTGAACAGTGGAGGAAGAACCATCCGTTGATAAACAGCCTGGACTGGCTTCCACAGGATCTTCAAAATCCCGTTCCAAGGACAAAGTAG
- a CDS encoding class I SAM-dependent methyltransferase, whose amino-acid sequence MSNENISIHDFDFNLICEYFTNLERQGPGSPEVTLKALSFIEPLTDTARIADIGCGTGGQTMTLAQHCPGQITGIDLFPLFIDLFNRNAAKHNLQDRVKGITGDMASLPFKEEELDLIWSEGSIYNIGFEKGLNEWRKLLKRGGYIAISEASWFTVERPAEIHDFWMDAYPEIDTVSHKVAQMEKAGYVPVATFILPENCWTDHFYAPQVAVQEMFLQQHAGNPTAEMLVREQRREKSLYDKYKEYYGYVFYIGKKI is encoded by the coding sequence ATGAGCAACGAAAACATTTCCATACACGACTTCGACTTCAACCTGATCTGTGAATATTTCACCAACCTTGAACGACAGGGACCGGGAAGTCCCGAAGTAACGCTGAAGGCACTCAGCTTCATCGAACCCCTCACCGATACTGCCCGCATCGCCGACATCGGCTGCGGCACCGGGGGGCAGACCATGACGCTGGCACAACACTGCCCGGGGCAGATTACCGGCATCGACCTCTTCCCCCTCTTTATCGATCTCTTTAACCGGAATGCGGCCAAACACAACCTGCAAGACCGGGTGAAAGGGATTACTGGAGATATGGCTTCACTTCCATTCAAGGAGGAGGAGCTGGACTTGATCTGGTCGGAAGGGTCGATTTACAATATTGGTTTTGAAAAAGGATTGAACGAATGGCGAAAACTGCTGAAGAGAGGCGGGTATATTGCCATATCGGAAGCCTCCTGGTTCACGGTGGAACGTCCTGCCGAGATCCACGATTTCTGGATGGATGCCTATCCGGAGATCGACACCGTCTCCCACAAGGTGGCACAGATGGAGAAAGCAGGCTATGTTCCCGTAGCTACCTTTATCCTGCCGGAAAACTGCTGGACCGACCATTTCTATGCTCCGCAGGTTGCTGTGCAGGAGATGTTCCTGCAGCAGCATGCGGGCAACCCCACGGCCGAGATGCTCGTCCGGGAGCAACGTCGCGAGAAATCGCTGTATGACAAATACAAGGAGTACTACGGATATGTCTTCTATATCGGGAAGAAGATCTGA
- a CDS encoding BlaI/MecI/CopY family transcriptional regulator produces the protein MMRLTEKEEEVMQILWDKGPLFVREILEVYPEPKPHYNTVSTVIRVLEEKNFVSHKAYGNTYQYFPVVSQDEYKGRALKKVISQYFDDSYTHVVSTLIEEERLSISELKDLIRKIERGKK, from the coding sequence ATGATGAGATTAACCGAAAAAGAAGAAGAGGTGATGCAAATTTTATGGGATAAAGGACCTTTGTTTGTCCGCGAAATCCTTGAGGTTTATCCGGAACCTAAACCTCATTACAATACCGTTTCTACCGTTATCCGGGTGCTTGAAGAAAAGAATTTTGTAAGCCATAAAGCGTATGGAAATACGTATCAGTATTTTCCCGTTGTGTCGCAGGATGAGTATAAAGGCAGGGCACTGAAGAAAGTGATTTCCCAATACTTTGATGACTCTTATACCCATGTGGTCTCTACATTGATCGAAGAGGAGCGGTTGTCGATCAGTGAATTGAAAGACCTGATAAGGAAAATTGAAAGAGGTAAAAAATAA
- a CDS encoding DUF3788 family protein, producing the protein MEPKMQLRDPEIIPTERVLNDVLGNSVYSVLASFLGRITSPEYGLNIEWRYYNDGKAWLGKITQKKKTILWLSIWEGFFKTSFYFTEKHLKSFAELDISKTKKEEFAAMKPIGKLFPLTIDISCKEQLTDLLTVIGFKKSLQ; encoded by the coding sequence ATGGAACCAAAAATGCAACTGAGAGACCCGGAAATAATTCCCACAGAAAGGGTACTGAATGACGTATTGGGCAATTCAGTCTACAGCGTCCTGGCATCGTTCCTCGGAAGGATTACAAGCCCGGAGTATGGGCTGAACATCGAGTGGAGGTATTACAACGACGGGAAAGCATGGCTCGGGAAAATAACACAAAAGAAAAAAACCATTCTCTGGCTTTCCATCTGGGAAGGATTCTTCAAGACGAGTTTCTATTTCACCGAAAAGCATCTCAAATCCTTTGCCGAACTGGATATTTCGAAAACCAAAAAAGAGGAGTTCGCCGCGATGAAACCGATAGGGAAGTTATTCCCCCTGACAATTGATATCAGCTGCAAGGAGCAACTTACCGACCTCCTTACCGTTATCGGCTTCAAGAAAAGCCTTCAATAA